The Amycolatopsis methanolica 239 nucleotide sequence GTGCCCGGCGAAGCGCAGCCCGGTCTCGTCGTGCAGGCCGAGCAGCAGGGCGCCGAACGTGCGGGACCGCCGCCCCTCGCCGGCGGTCCAGCCCGCGATCACCACCTCCTGGGTGCGGGTCAGCGGTGTTTTCACCCAGTCCGGCGACCGCACGCCGGGTTGGTAGACCGAGCCGAGCCGCTTGGACACCAGCCCCTCCAGGCCGACCTCGCGCGCCGCGCTCAGCAGCTCCGCACCCTCCACGTCGGACGCGAGGAAGTGCCGCCGCACCCGCACCTCCGGCCGGTCGATGCCGAGGCCCAGCAACCGTTCCCGGCGTTCTTCGTAGGGCAGGCCGGTGCAGTCCCGCGATCCCTCGCGCAGCAGGTCGAACGCGAAGAACACGACGGGCACCGAGGACAGCCGCGCCGGGGAGGGCGCGGCCAGGTTCATGCGCTGTTGCAGGCGCCCGAAATCCGGCCTGCCGTCCTCGTCGAGCG carries:
- the ligD gene encoding non-homologous end-joining DNA ligase, translated to MPLPEPVAPMLAVPGPVRDSEGWAFEWKYDGVRCQAALSGGEVRLYSRRLRDVTATYPELAVLGGDPRTLLIDGEVVALDEDGRPDFGRLQQRMNLAAPSPARLSSVPVVFFAFDLLREGSRDCTGLPYEERRERLLGLGIDRPEVRVRRHFLASDVEGAELLSAAREVGLEGLVSKRLGSVYQPGVRSPDWVKTPLTRTQEVVIAGWTAGEGRRSRTFGALLLGLHDETGLRFAGHVGTGFTDRMLDDLQARLRPLARRTSPFDSPVPREYARNAHWVEPELVGEVEFRQWTSDGRLRAPSWRGLRPDRRPEEVTLA